A genomic stretch from Schistosoma haematobium chromosome 4, whole genome shotgun sequence includes:
- the STK16_1 gene encoding Serine/threonine-protein kinase 16, variant 2 (EggNog:ENOG410V8FQ~COG:T), with protein sequence MVLRNFCLVGCTDPCNEVVRVKDASGHWKTFYVRDKLDTGGFSQIDLVFDKVSKRSFALKRILCHSKDDESKALKEANFQLNLPDHPNLLSCIASGLQHVSRRKQGAISEVLLVLSYSKSSTRIDKVNESNAVR encoded by the exons ATGGTTCTGAGAAACTTTTGTCTTGTGGGTTGTACAGACCCATGTAATGAAGTTGTTCGAGTAAAGGATGCATCAGGACACTGGAAAACGTTTTACGTGCGCGATAAGTTAGATACTGG TggatttagccaaatagatcTCGTTTTTGACAAAGTGTCTAAAAGATCATTCGCTTTAAAACGTATCCTATGCCATTCAAaggatgatgaaagtaaggctTTAAAAGAAGCTAATTTCCAATTGAATCTCCCTGATCATCCCAACCTGCTTTCCTGTATCGCGAGTGGCCTACAACATGTCTCTAGACGTAAACAAGGAGCTATTTCAGAAGTTCTTTTGGTGTTATCTTATAGCAAG aGTTCCACCAGAATTGATAAAGTTAATGAAAGCAATGCTGTCCGCTAA
- the STK16_1 gene encoding Serine/threonine-protein kinase 16 (EggNog:ENOG410V8FQ~COG:T): MVLRNFCLVGCTDPCNEVVRVKDASGHWKTFYVRDKLDTGGFSQIDLVFDKVSKRSFALKRILCHSKDDESKALKEANFQLNLPDHPNLLSCIASGLQHVSRRKQGAISEVLLVLSYSKRGTLQREIDHRSARNVMFPLYLIKTMMIGICDGLIALLSFDIPMSHRDIKPGNVLLFEEMRPVLMDFGSVTPSILPIESIRDAEKWKFAEENCSLTYRAPELFNPITYETITEKADVWASTFLRLFMPEYLF, encoded by the exons ATGGTTCTGAGAAACTTTTGTCTTGTGGGTTGTACAGACCCATGTAATGAAGTTGTTCGAGTAAAGGATGCATCAGGACACTGGAAAACGTTTTACGTGCGCGATAAGTTAGATACTGG TggatttagccaaatagatcTCGTTTTTGACAAAGTGTCTAAAAGATCATTCGCTTTAAAACGTATCCTATGCCATTCAAaggatgatgaaagtaaggctTTAAAAGAAGCTAATTTCCAATTGAATCTCCCTGATCATCCCAACCTGCTTTCCTGTATCGCGAGTGGCCTACAACATGTCTCTAGACGTAAACAAGGAGCTATTTCAGAAGTTCTTTTGGTGTTATCTTATAGCAAG CGAGGTACGTTGCAACGTGAAATTGACCATAGATCTGCACGTAACGTTATGTTCCCCCTGTACCTTATAAAGACCATGATGATTGGTATTTGCGATGGCCTTATTGCTCTTCTTTCTTTTGATATTCCAATGTCTCATCG AGATATAAAGCCTGGGAATGTTCTTTTGTTTGAAGAAATGAGACCAGTTTTAATGGATTTTGGCTCTGTTACTCCCTCCATTCTTCCTATTGAGAGCATTAGAGATGCAGAAAAATGGAAG TTTGCTGAGGAAAACTGTTCACTAACTTATCGGGCTCCAGAGTTGTTTAATCCAATAACTTACGAAACCATAACCGAGAAAGCTGATGTTTGGGCAAGCACTTTCTTACGGCTTTTTATGCCTGAATACTTATTTTAG
- the STK16_1 gene encoding Serine/threonine-protein kinase 16, variant 3 (EggNog:ENOG410V8FQ~COG:T) has product MVLRNFCLVGCTDPCNEVVRVKDASGHWKTFYVRDKLDTGGFSQIDLVFDKVSKRSFALKRILCHSKDDESKALKEANFQLNLPDHPNLLSCIASGLQHVSRRKQGAISEVLLVLSYSKRGTLQREIDHRSARNVMFPLYLIKTMMIGICDGLIALLSFDIPMSHRDIKPGNVLLFEEMRPVLMDFGSVTPSILPIESIRDAEKWKVTFCY; this is encoded by the exons ATGGTTCTGAGAAACTTTTGTCTTGTGGGTTGTACAGACCCATGTAATGAAGTTGTTCGAGTAAAGGATGCATCAGGACACTGGAAAACGTTTTACGTGCGCGATAAGTTAGATACTGG TggatttagccaaatagatcTCGTTTTTGACAAAGTGTCTAAAAGATCATTCGCTTTAAAACGTATCCTATGCCATTCAAaggatgatgaaagtaaggctTTAAAAGAAGCTAATTTCCAATTGAATCTCCCTGATCATCCCAACCTGCTTTCCTGTATCGCGAGTGGCCTACAACATGTCTCTAGACGTAAACAAGGAGCTATTTCAGAAGTTCTTTTGGTGTTATCTTATAGCAAG CGAGGTACGTTGCAACGTGAAATTGACCATAGATCTGCACGTAACGTTATGTTCCCCCTGTACCTTATAAAGACCATGATGATTGGTATTTGCGATGGCCTTATTGCTCTTCTTTCTTTTGATATTCCAATGTCTCATCG AGATATAAAGCCTGGGAATGTTCTTTTGTTTGAAGAAATGAGACCAGTTTTAATGGATTTTGGCTCTGTTACTCCCTCCATTCTTCCTATTGAGAGCATTAGAGATGCAGAAAAATGGAAGGTAACATTTTGTTACTAG